From the genome of Nicotiana tabacum cultivar K326 chromosome 17, ASM71507v2, whole genome shotgun sequence:
GAGTAGTGTAAAAGTTCAATTCCAATCTCTCCATCAAACATGAAAAAGACATTTTTTCATGTAATATAATTAGCTCAACCAAAACAATAGAACTTATTGTAAACCTAAACTACATACTAAGAGTTTGAAGTAACTATTTATAATGAATCTAAtttagtaatatatatatatatatatataaaataaactaaacaaGTTGTTATAACAAGGTTAAATATACTATTAATTTGTAATAGTGTAAACATTACTTATACTTTcagtttatattatttatattcaaTAAATTATATTCCTTTCTCTAGTAATACAACAAACTTATGAAATGGTACGCGCAATACAGTAAACAAAAGAGGGATATCAGATTGTTTACCATGTGGGCGTGTTTGGGTTTCAAGGATGCAGGATGGGCGTCGGCGAAAGATCGACGGCGGAGGGAACGAATTTTTTCCCAGTGATAGCAGCAAGAAAAGATGCCACTCAAGCTGAATATAACAATTAAGAGAACGCCAGTGCCAAGAGGGAAGCCTAGAGATGGCCGAGATGATGACTCCACATTAATATGGGCTGGTGCATAGTACTGAGGACGCTCCATATTTTGTTCTGCAGCAAAGCCAATTTGTAGTACTCACTCCTCTCCACATCCAATGCagaagaaagaatagaagaaaagGATAGTTTTTCAGAGAAAGTTGGCGTCTGCCTAAATAAAGTATAGTATAGGGGCTCTGGTTTAAGAACAAATTAAAAATGGGGAAGGTTGGAAATGAAGGTGGATTTGGTTGAGTTGTGAGGCAGAGAAAGAAGGGGGTGGAGCTACAAATTTATAAACTGAAAGTGTGTACGCGTTAAGGTACACTTGTTGTCCAGGCCATGGTACGGAAGGAAACCTACATGCTTCGGTGCCAAGCATGATTGCTTTTCCATAGTCTGTTTATTGCCAGTTTCTTTTTTGGAGGTGGTGCATCTAagtgggcatttggacataagaattgtaaaatttagaaacaaaagttagaaaattagAGTTGGAGttagacatgaatataattttggattatttttaatttttgtgagtgatctaaagtaaaaattttgaaaaatagttttttgaaatttttcaaaattttgaaaaaatccaaaattcaccctcgagtgaaaaatcaaaaattttattgCCAAATActtgattttgaaaaaaataaaaataaaaattagaaaaaagaatCTTTTTTTATGGCAAAAACCTATACATATGTTATATGTGCCTTCATTTGCTTGTTTAATACTAGAAGTGTATTTGGTTTGATCAAAACCTATACAATATGAGGCATCCAACTCTGCTCTAGACATGCTTTGTGATTCTACTCccgatattttattttaaatgacatttttttactttttagcctgtttcaaaaatatttaaaaactcaATATTTTTAAACTGCAAATGTTtctttaatgaaatatttttacGACTACAGAAATATCAACATATTTAAGAACATATATTCCAATGTACTTTAGGTATGTGGCAACAAAATTTCTATTCTTAGTAAATTATATATCCGGTCAAACATCATCATAATTAAAGTACATAAGTATAGATTAGGCTAAAAAGATTTTCCTCTTGTGATGAACTGAATTAAGTTACTTATTAGGTAGATAGGAAAGTGCCATTCAGCTGGCGAAAATTATGGAAAGCCACTCCGGCTTTTATGCTGTTTCCACCACTTAAGGACATCAACTTGCTTACTGTACTGTCCATTTGCTGTTCTACAATCTACACTCCTTTATATAGCATGCACTATAATTTTAAGTTAGGTTACTTTCTTGTCCTACCACATTGTCTCACGGACATGTTTGTTATCTCCTGTTTTATCTTTTagaatttcttttattttattgtgAG
Proteins encoded in this window:
- the LOC107775937 gene encoding uncharacterized protein At5g65660-like, yielding MERPQYYAPAHINVESSSRPSLGFPLGTGVLLIVIFSLSGIFSCCYHWEKIRSLRRRSFADAHPASLKPKHAHMSEKQNQSQILPAVLMPGDQVPKFIALPCPCQPPRLGKVVVEVQTLPRPPPSPPKPIRMVVGLPLY